In Lentimicrobium sp. L6, a genomic segment contains:
- a CDS encoding FG-GAP-like repeat-containing protein, producing the protein MKRLIYMALLVFATLNINAQQFSKVITGEIVNTPSGSRSCNFIDINNDDFQDILITNGKTGGENNMIYINNNGESFSLMESVITNDGTPSDGASCADYDNDGNTDVFIVNWYNMNNLLYKNMGEGVFNKIDTGLIATNGGYSETASWGDADNDGFVDLYITNSAGNKANTLFRNTGTGFFEEVVNISPTTDSYYSRSVNWIDYDNDGDQDLFVSNESNQKNNLYRNDGNFQFTKLTDISITSDNYTSISSSWGDYDNDGDYDLFISNYQQNNQLFKNEGNDIFTEVSGPWDTEEDCSFSSSFGDYDNDGDLDLFVTNGYCSNDLQNHLYRNDGDDGFIKVTDELPATDLGNSYGCAWGDYDNNGFLDLVVANWQDETQNNYLYKNEGNQNNWIKINLTGLITNQSAIGVKVRCKAQIDGNSIWQTREVSSQSGYCSQNSLVVHFGLKDAIVIDSLQIQWTSGMIQNFTNLAPNDLIHITEDINTGVGVHTKKISIYPNPIKDYLTLKSPELGAEDTQIEIFNLQGDIVFNSLIKPIQNVAIIDLNELSKGIYILKIRDVAFQENMKIIKE; encoded by the coding sequence ATGAAAAGATTAATTTACATGGCATTATTAGTTTTCGCCACCTTAAACATCAATGCACAGCAGTTTAGCAAAGTAATTACCGGAGAGATAGTAAATACTCCAAGTGGTTCGCGTAGCTGTAATTTTATTGATATTAATAATGATGATTTTCAGGATATACTGATCACAAATGGTAAAACAGGCGGTGAGAATAATATGATATATATTAATAATAACGGTGAGTCATTTAGTTTGATGGAGAGTGTTATTACTAATGACGGAACACCATCTGATGGAGCAAGTTGTGCGGATTATGATAATGATGGAAATACTGATGTGTTTATTGTAAACTGGTATAATATGAATAACCTCCTCTATAAAAATATGGGTGAAGGTGTTTTCAATAAAATAGACACAGGCCTTATTGCCACCAATGGCGGGTATTCAGAAACCGCCTCTTGGGGCGATGCAGATAATGACGGTTTCGTTGATCTTTATATAACAAATAGCGCAGGTAACAAGGCAAACACATTATTCAGAAATACGGGAACAGGATTTTTTGAGGAAGTCGTAAATATTAGTCCCACAACCGATAGTTATTATTCCCGATCAGTAAATTGGATTGACTATGATAATGATGGTGATCAGGATTTATTTGTTAGTAATGAAAGCAATCAAAAGAATAACCTATACCGAAACGATGGGAATTTTCAATTTACGAAATTGACCGATATCTCTATCACATCAGACAATTATACCTCAATTAGTAGTAGTTGGGGCGACTACGATAATGATGGGGATTACGATTTATTTATCAGCAACTATCAACAAAACAACCAGTTATTTAAAAACGAAGGTAATGATATCTTTACAGAAGTATCTGGACCTTGGGATACTGAGGAGGATTGCTCATTTAGTTCCTCTTTTGGTGATTATGATAACGATGGTGATTTGGATTTGTTCGTCACAAATGGCTATTGTTCAAATGATCTACAGAATCATCTATACAGAAATGATGGTGATGATGGCTTTATAAAAGTTACGGATGAACTTCCAGCAACAGATCTGGGAAACTCCTATGGGTGTGCCTGGGGCGATTATGACAATAATGGTTTTCTAGACTTGGTGGTTGCCAATTGGCAAGATGAAACACAAAACAACTATTTGTATAAAAACGAAGGAAACCAAAATAATTGGATTAAAATAAATCTGACTGGTTTGATAACAAACCAGTCGGCTATTGGAGTAAAGGTAAGATGCAAAGCACAAATCGATGGAAACTCCATTTGGCAAACTAGAGAAGTCAGTTCGCAATCAGGCTATTGTAGTCAAAATAGTTTGGTAGTTCATTTTGGTTTAAAAGACGCAATAGTAATCGATAGTCTGCAAATACAATGGACTTCTGGTATGATACAAAACTTTACAAATCTGGCACCCAATGATCTGATTCATATAACTGAAGATATTAATACAGGAGTAGGAGTTCACACAAAAAAGATCTCTATATATCCTAACCCAATAAAAGACTATTTAACTCTAAAAAGCCCGGAATTAGGTGCTGAAGATACACAGATCGAAATATTTAATCTGCAAGGGGATATAGTTTTTAATTCTTTAATAAAACCCATACAAAATGTAGCTATTATTGATTTAAATGAACTAAGCAAAGGTATATACATTTTAAAAATTAGGGATGTAGCTTTCCAAGAAAACATGAAAATTATTAAAGAATAA
- a CDS encoding DUF4386 family protein translates to MKQEKSTIHQIEKIGAISGIVSVFFYFGAAVLPLPLTLGQLIGFAFPLLWIISYMGLYHFLKKTHHTPTLEIAYIFGIIGGALACTLIVVQQANIMWNQEALALAPSEDTKALLKATFKGANRVQAGLDVAFDIFITISLFFFGLNIAKSPKFPAFLGYICSLIAATLLILNMITFPNSPASSGLFDVGPFMGIWMLVIYIWFTVVLFKKKNSL, encoded by the coding sequence ATGAAACAAGAAAAAAGCACCATTCATCAAATAGAAAAAATAGGAGCAATATCAGGCATTGTATCTGTGTTTTTCTATTTCGGAGCAGCAGTATTACCACTTCCATTAACTTTAGGTCAACTGATTGGTTTTGCCTTCCCATTGCTTTGGATTATTTCATACATGGGTTTGTATCATTTCCTAAAAAAAACTCACCACACACCAACATTAGAAATTGCTTATATTTTTGGAATCATTGGTGGAGCTCTGGCTTGCACATTAATAGTAGTACAACAAGCTAATATAATGTGGAATCAAGAGGCCTTGGCTTTAGCTCCTTCGGAAGATACAAAAGCACTTTTAAAGGCCACTTTCAAAGGAGCTAATCGTGTGCAAGCTGGACTTGATGTGGCTTTCGATATTTTCATTACCATCTCCTTATTCTTCTTTGGTTTGAATATTGCTAAATCACCCAAATTCCCAGCTTTTCTTGGGTATATTTGTTCTTTGATTGCTGCTACATTGTTAATTTTAAATATGATCACTTTCCCAAATTCACCTGCAAGTTCAGGTTTATTTGATGTAGGTCCGTTTATGGGCATTTGGATGCTCGTCATATATATCTGGTTTACAGTAGTTTTATTCAAGAAAAAAAACAGCCTTTAG